Proteins encoded by one window of Serratia nevei:
- a CDS encoding LysR substrate-binding domain-containing protein — MKITLEELLAFTAVVDSGSVTAAADRLGQTTSGVSRALSRLETKLDATLLRRTTRRLSLTEEGLSFLAPAREILRSVDQAEELMALRRRLPAGRLRVNAAAPFMAHVLVPMVAEFRRRYPQIELELDTDDRNIDLLEKRADIAIRIGALRDSTLHARLLGNSRLRILASPDYLQRHGEPRGVEDLHRHCLLGFTYPESLNQWPLRHRQARHFAIEPTISASSGETLRELALRGAGIVQLADFMTRRDREAGRLVPLLVRETLDVRQPIHAVYYHDAQLAARLTCFLDYVSARLEGEPPEAAEGL; from the coding sequence GTGAAGATCACCCTTGAAGAGCTGCTGGCGTTCACGGCGGTGGTCGACAGCGGTTCGGTCACCGCCGCCGCCGATCGGCTCGGCCAAACCACCTCCGGCGTCAGCCGCGCACTCAGCCGTCTGGAAACGAAGCTCGACGCTACGCTCTTGCGCCGCACCACGCGTCGCCTGAGCCTGACCGAAGAAGGGCTGAGCTTCCTGGCGCCTGCGCGCGAAATCCTCCGTTCGGTGGATCAGGCCGAAGAACTCATGGCGCTGCGGCGCCGGCTGCCCGCCGGTCGGCTGCGGGTCAACGCCGCCGCCCCTTTCATGGCGCACGTGCTGGTGCCGATGGTGGCGGAGTTCCGCCGCCGTTATCCGCAGATTGAGCTGGAGCTGGACACCGACGATCGCAATATCGACCTGCTGGAGAAACGCGCCGACATCGCGATCCGCATCGGCGCGCTGCGCGACTCTACGCTGCACGCGCGCCTGCTGGGCAACAGCCGGTTGCGCATTCTCGCCAGCCCGGATTACCTGCAACGGCATGGCGAACCACGCGGCGTGGAGGATCTGCACCGCCATTGCCTGTTGGGATTCACTTATCCGGAGTCGCTGAACCAGTGGCCGCTACGCCACCGGCAGGCGCGGCATTTCGCCATCGAACCGACGATCTCGGCCTCCAGCGGGGAGACGCTGCGTGAATTGGCGCTGCGCGGGGCGGGCATTGTCCAGCTGGCGGACTTTATGACGCGACGCGATCGGGAAGCGGGCAGGCTGGTGCCGCTGCTGGTGCGGGAAACGCTGGACGTGCGTCAACCGATCCACGCGGTGTATTACCACGACGCCCAGCTGGCGGCGCGCCTCACCTGTTTTCTCGACTACGTCAGCGCCCGCCTTGAGGGAGAACCGCCAGAGGCCGCAGAGGGCCTCTGA